One Terriglobia bacterium genomic region harbors:
- a CDS encoding chromate resistance protein, protein MSFKVRNKPEPLPPTPWLLLMFSLPAKQASQRVEIWRKLKRFGAVALRSSGHLLPSTPENLEHFEWLAAAIRKYRGQASVVLVHSIDDLPSEQLAQFFIEARSRDYEGLCRDLRKSAAEGNPSPARRARLRRRFQEILSIDFFHSPLRHRAERLLARFDQEAPWAPVPPRKGFHAKKGFQGRTWLTRPRPGIDRAASAWLIRRFIDPRARFRFAGNASSVKEAVPFDMFGDSGFGHRGDDCTFETLCKEFGIRDPRVRSIAQIIHDADLEDDKFGRREGWGIDRILAGWARTTISDEALLRRGMDLIDGLYRSLS, encoded by the coding sequence ATGTCGTTTAAGGTGAGAAACAAACCGGAACCGCTCCCGCCAACCCCCTGGCTGCTGCTCATGTTCAGCCTGCCGGCGAAACAGGCGAGTCAGCGGGTCGAGATCTGGCGCAAACTGAAGCGCTTTGGCGCCGTCGCCCTGCGCAGTTCAGGACACCTTCTCCCCTCCACGCCCGAAAATCTCGAACACTTTGAATGGCTGGCCGCTGCGATACGAAAGTATCGAGGGCAGGCGTCCGTGGTCCTGGTCCATTCCATCGATGACCTCCCCTCTGAACAGCTGGCCCAATTCTTCATCGAAGCTCGATCGCGCGACTACGAAGGGTTGTGCCGCGACCTCAGGAAATCCGCCGCCGAGGGCAACCCTTCGCCCGCTCGCCGGGCCCGGCTCCGCCGACGCTTCCAGGAGATCCTGTCCATCGATTTCTTTCACAGTCCACTCCGCCACCGTGCGGAACGCCTTCTGGCACGCTTTGACCAGGAGGCCCCTTGGGCTCCTGTGCCTCCGCGGAAGGGCTTCCACGCGAAGAAAGGTTTTCAGGGCCGGACGTGGTTGACGCGCCCACGGCCCGGGATCGATCGCGCGGCGTCGGCCTGGCTGATCCGTCGATTCATCGATCCCCGGGCCCGCTTCAGGTTTGCAGGCAATGCTTCCTCCGTGAAGGAGGCCGTCCCGTTTGACATGTTCGGCGATTCTGGATTCGGACATCGTGGGGACGACTGCACCTTTGAGACCTTGTGCAAGGAGTTCGGAATCCGGGATCCGCGCGTCCGCTCGATCGCCCAGATTATTCATGATGCCGATCTTGAGGACGACAAGTTTGGTCGCCGCGAAGGTTGGGGAATCGATCGCATCCTGGCCGGCTGGGCGCGAACAACGATCTCCGACGAGGCACTCCTGCGGCGCGGGATGGACCTGATCGACGGGCTCTACCGATCCCTTTCCTGA
- a CDS encoding protein kinase gives MSRAERVLVLAVHNPGLGRGLPPSPRTKPRLTPVDSCERIFTKPVGLTEWWGGLGADHTLLFEEAHVVSTMLSHFQVLSKIGEGGMGEVYRALDTKLGREVAIKILPRTLLSDPERRDRFEKEARAAAALTHPNIVTIYSIEEAEDLRFITMELVHGILLSKLIPEQGLPLRGFFRLAIPMADAVSAAHERSIIHCDLKPDNIIVTHEGRVKILDFGLARTTLRGPFLEEGELPTRPLANGMGVWGTLSYMSPEQIEGKELDHRTDIFSLGVILFEMVTGRRPFRAKTTAEMIASILKDTPPLVNDIKPGLPRQLGRIIRHCLERDIRKRLQMALDLRNELEALEAEVGADSEELPSIAVVPFTDMSQEKDQDYFCKGIAEEIISTLSKIKDLNVVSRMSSFQFDASRVDSREIGRQLGVNTLLEGSVRKAGDQIRITVQLINVSDGYNLWSERFDREFKDIFAIQDEIASSIARVLKITLSPKERHILRKIPTTCPMAYDYYLRGRHFYYDYNKRTVETAVRMFSRAIEIDPQYANAYAGLADCCAYLYMYGGRKETHRTEADAASEKALQLDPESAEANASRAIARALLEQYEEAETLFENAIRLDPRLFEAYYFYARTCFAEGKAEKSLGLYEKAMEVRPEDYQTPLLVAQIYDDLGRRGDAERARRRGVELVENRLGRNPEDVRALYMGANGLVALGENEKGLEWARQALAMDPNEPMVLYNVACIQSLAGKIEEAIDSIERSVENGLTQKSWLEHDSNLDPLRNHPRFQAVVALLGKGYVV, from the coding sequence GTGTCGAGGGCCGAACGCGTGCTTGTCCTCGCCGTCCATAATCCCGGATTGGGGCGAGGTCTCCCCCCGTCCCCTCGGACGAAGCCCCGATTGACCCCCGTGGATTCCTGTGAGAGAATTTTCACAAAGCCTGTCGGACTGACCGAATGGTGGGGGGGACTGGGCGCCGACCACACCCTGCTCTTCGAGGAGGCTCACGTGGTCAGCACAATGCTGTCGCATTTCCAGGTTCTTTCCAAAATCGGAGAGGGTGGCATGGGAGAGGTCTACCGTGCGCTCGATACCAAGCTCGGGCGGGAGGTGGCCATCAAGATCCTTCCGCGAACCTTGCTCTCGGACCCTGAACGGCGGGATCGATTTGAAAAAGAGGCCCGAGCTGCGGCCGCACTCACTCACCCTAACATTGTCACGATCTACTCTATCGAAGAGGCCGAGGATCTTCGTTTTATTACCATGGAGCTGGTGCACGGCATCCTCCTCTCCAAATTAATCCCGGAACAGGGTCTCCCCCTGCGAGGGTTCTTCCGGCTGGCCATCCCGATGGCCGATGCGGTCAGCGCGGCCCACGAACGCAGCATCATTCATTGTGATCTGAAACCTGACAATATCATCGTCACGCATGAGGGCCGCGTGAAGATCCTGGACTTTGGGCTGGCCAGAACCACCTTGCGGGGACCCTTCCTGGAAGAAGGAGAGCTTCCGACACGACCGCTCGCCAATGGAATGGGGGTCTGGGGCACGCTGTCCTATATGTCCCCCGAGCAGATCGAGGGGAAGGAACTGGATCACCGCACCGACATTTTTTCACTTGGAGTCATTCTTTTCGAAATGGTCACCGGGAGGCGTCCCTTCCGGGCAAAGACCACCGCCGAGATGATTGCATCCATCCTCAAGGATACGCCTCCGTTGGTCAACGACATTAAGCCCGGACTCCCCCGGCAGCTGGGACGCATCATCCGGCATTGTCTGGAGAGGGATATCCGCAAGAGGCTGCAGATGGCGCTCGACCTGCGGAATGAACTCGAAGCCCTCGAAGCAGAAGTGGGTGCGGACAGCGAAGAGCTTCCCTCCATTGCCGTGGTCCCATTCACCGACATGAGCCAGGAGAAAGACCAGGATTACTTCTGCAAGGGCATTGCCGAAGAGATCATCAGCACCCTGAGCAAGATCAAAGATCTAAATGTCGTTTCCCGGATGTCCTCGTTCCAGTTCGATGCGAGCAGGGTGGATAGCCGCGAGATCGGCCGGCAGTTGGGCGTCAATACCCTGCTGGAGGGAAGCGTTCGCAAGGCAGGTGATCAGATCCGGATCACCGTCCAGCTAATTAATGTGTCCGACGGATACAACCTCTGGTCGGAGCGATTTGACCGTGAGTTTAAGGATATATTCGCCATCCAGGATGAGATTGCTTCCAGCATTGCACGGGTGCTGAAAATTACCCTGAGCCCGAAGGAGCGGCACATCCTGCGAAAGATACCCACGACCTGCCCCATGGCCTATGATTACTATCTCCGGGGAAGACATTTCTACTACGACTATAACAAGCGGACGGTTGAAACGGCCGTGCGGATGTTCTCCCGGGCAATCGAGATTGATCCCCAGTATGCCAACGCCTACGCCGGCCTCGCGGACTGCTGTGCGTACCTTTACATGTACGGGGGCCGGAAGGAAACCCACCGCACGGAAGCGGATGCCGCCAGTGAAAAGGCCCTGCAGTTGGATCCCGAGTCAGCCGAAGCCAACGCCTCCCGCGCGATCGCCCGCGCCCTGCTCGAGCAATACGAAGAAGCGGAAACGCTGTTTGAAAATGCCATCCGGCTGGACCCCCGGCTCTTTGAGGCGTACTACTTCTATGCCCGCACTTGCTTTGCCGAGGGAAAGGCGGAGAAGTCCCTGGGACTGTACGAAAAAGCCATGGAGGTTCGCCCGGAAGATTACCAGACGCCGCTCCTGGTGGCCCAGATCTATGATGATTTAGGCCGGCGGGGCGATGCCGAGCGAGCACGACGACGCGGGGTGGAGCTGGTGGAAAACAGACTGGGCCGGAATCCCGAAGACGTTCGCGCGCTTTACATGGGGGCCAACGGGCTCGTTGCTCTCGGCGAGAACGAAAAGGGCCTGGAATGGGCCCGCCAGGCCCTGGCGATGGATCCCAACGAACCGATGGTGCTTTATAACGTCGCGTGCATCCAGTCGCTCGCCGGAAAGATTGAGGAAGCGATCGACTCCATCGAGCGGTCAGTCGAAAACGGGTTGACTCAAAAGAGCTGGCTCGAACATGACAGCAACCTCGATCCTCTCCGCAACCATCCCCGCTTCCAGGCCGTGGTCGCGCTCCTGGGCAAGGGTTATGTCGTTTAA